From Primulina huaijiensis isolate GDHJ02 chromosome 15, ASM1229523v2, whole genome shotgun sequence, one genomic window encodes:
- the LOC140960308 gene encoding myosin-12 isoform X1: MMASASASASATIQGTPVNIIIGTHVWTEDNEAAWIDGEVLEIEGTDVVIVTTNGKTIVAAISSIYPKDMEAPPAGVDDMTKLAYLHEPGVLYNLASRFALNEIYTYTGNILIAVNPFRRLPHLYDVHMMEQYKGAAFGELSPHLFAVADTCYRAIINEHGSQSILVSGESGAGKTETTKMLMRYLAFMGGRSGTEGRTVEQQVLESNPVLEAFGNSKTVKNNNSSRFGKFVEIQFDKHGKISGAAVRTYLLERSRVCQVSDPERNYHCFYMLCAAPPEDLKKFKLGDPRTFHYLNQSNCYEVANVDDAREYLETRNAMDVVGINQDEQEAIFRIVASILHMGNVEFVKGNEIDSSKIKDDKARYHLKTAAELLMCNEKAMEDSLCKRVIVTPDGSITKPLDPEAAVTSRDAFAKTIYSRLFDWIVDKINSSIGQDPNAKSIIGVLDIYGFESFKVNSFEQLCINLTNEKLQQHFNQHVFKMEQEEYTKDEINWSYVEFVDNQDVLDLIEKKPGGIIALLDEACMFPKSTHETFAQKMYQTYKGHKRFSKPKLARTDFTINHYAGDVIYQADHFLDKNKDYVVAEHQALLLESKCSFVANLFPPLPEETSKQSKFSSIGARFKQQLQALMETLSTTEPHYIRCVKPNTVLKPGIFENFNVLNQLRCGGVLEAIRISCAGYPTKRTFDEFVDRFGMLAPDVVDGSDEKTASITVCEKMGLKGYQIGKTKVFLRAGQMAELDARRAEVLARAVKCIQRQIRTHLTRKEFIILRKATTHIQKLWRGWLARKLYEHMRREAASIRIQKHTRGHTARRCYTKLQEAAIVIQTGLQAMAAKNEHRQRKRNKAATIIQTQWRKFHALSGYNHIKISTLALQCLWRARLARRVLRKLRMEARDTGALKEAKDRLEKRVEELTWRLDFEKHLRVDMEEAKGQEIARLKNALLDMQIQLDVAQAAIIHEKEAAKIAIEQAPPVIKEVPIVDNTKVEQLANQNQELEEEIKDLKKLVDEFQQSYSNVEKVSHARLKEAAEAQMRASQLQETIQRFEVNLSNLESENRVLRQQALAASAEEDSKEELEELKSKIRDLEAENTFLLGQKVVMEKIASPGLQVIQSEKVHQVFTNTNGYDSMNLYPCQIQKLNNGYHSNHNLQLMEQKQMAKEELHKTEDAQLTLSVLTKQRSLTDRQQVYHVKFIQSIIYDVCCFILNIYTLMYQESYDAIIKCLLEDKRFDNGRPVAACIVYKALIQWRLFEADKTNIFDRIIHAIQSSIENEDNTKDLAYWLSTTSTLLFLMQRTIKANNTTAVAFKRNRSSPISFFGRIAQGPWAPPMMTGISSGYSGMEGNPNVRSRIEAKYPALLFKQHLTACVEKIYGIIRDGLKKEISLFLNLSIQAPRAARIRPVRGSSKGIHSQIITKQQGSSIHWQNIVHSLDQTNGVLSENYVSSTLKRKVFSQVFSFINVQLFNSFLLRRECCSFSNGEYVKAGLQELERWCLKASHEFAGSSWDELQHIRQAVAFLVLHQKTQKSMDEITNELCPVLSMPQIYRIGTMFWDDKYATQGLSTEVIAKLKELTVEDSINTPNNTFLLDADSSIPFSIEEISQSFQDINVKDVESPPLLRQRSDFHFLLQTSE; encoded by the exons ATGATGGCTTCTGCTTCTGCTTCTGCTTCTGCAACGATCCAGGGAACTCCCGTAAACATCATCATTGGAACCCATGTCTGGACTGAGGACAATGAAGCTGCCTGGATCGATGGAGAAGTTTTAGAGATCGAGGGAACTGATGTAGTCATAGTTACTACCAATGGGAAGACT ATAGTGGCAGCTATTTCCAGTATATACCCAAAAGACATGGAAGCTCCCCCTGCTGGGGTTGATGATATGACCAAGTTAGCTTACCTCCACGAGCCAGGAGTCTTATATAACCTTGCGTCCCGTTTCGCCCTCAATGAAATATAT ACTTACACTGGGAATATTTTAATAGCAGTCAATCCTTTCCGGAGGTTGCCACATTTGTATGATGTCCACATGATGGAGCAATACAAAGGGGCTGCCTTTGGAGAGCTAAGTCCGCATCTTTTTGCAGTTGCAGATACCTGTTACAG GGCAATTATCAATGAACACGGAAGTCAATCTATCTTGGTGAGCGGGGAGAGTGGAGCTGGTAAAACCGAGACAACAAAAATGTTAATGAGATATCTTGCATTTATGGGCGGAAGATCTGGTACCGAAGGAAGAACAGTTGAACAACAGGTTTTGGAG TCCAACCCGGTGCTGGAAGCATTTGGCAATTCAAAGACTGTAAAGAATAACAATTCTAG TCGTTTTGGTAAATTTGTAGAGATCCAATTCGATAAGCATGGAAAAATCTCAGGAGCAGCAGTTCGAACGTATCTTCTTGAAAGATCACGTGTTTGCCAAGTCTCTGATCCAGAAAGGAATTATCATTGCTTTTACATGCTTTGCGCAGCACCACCAGAG GACTTGAAGAAATTTAAACTTGGAGACCCAAGAACATTTCACTATCTAAATCAAAGTAATTGCTATGAAGTGGCAAACGTTGATGATGCCAGAGAATACTTGGAAACCAGAAATGCCATGGATGTAGTTGGAATCAACCAGGACGAGCAG GAAGCCATATTCCGTATAGTAGCTTCTATACTGCATATGGGGAATGTTGAATTTGTAAAGGGGAACGAAATAGATTCTTCCAAGATTAAAGATGATAAGGCACGGTATCACCTTAAGACAGCTGCTGAGCTACTCAT GTGTAATGAAAAAGCAATGGAGGACTCGCTCTGCAAGCGTGTGATTGTAACTCCAGACGGAAGCATTACAAAACCATTGGATCCAGAAGCAGCTGTTACAAGCCGGGATGCTTTTGCAAAGACAATATATTCAAGATTATTTGATTG GATTGTGGACAAGATAAATAGTTCAATCGGTCAAGATCCTAATGCTAAAAGCATAATCGGAGTCCTAGATATATACGGATTTGAAAGCTTCAAAGTTAACAG TTTTGAGCAGTTATGTATAAACCTAACAAATGAAAAGTTGCAACAGCATTTCAATCAG CATGTATTCAAGATGGAGCAGGAAGAGTATACAAAGGATGAAATCAACTGGAGTTATGTTGAATTTGTAGACAACCAAGATGTCTTGGATCTTATTGAAAAG AAACCTGGAGGAATAATTGCTCTTCTTGATGAAGCCTG CATGTTTCCAAAGTCGACTCATGAGACCTTTGCGCAAAAGATGTACCAGACTTACAAAGGACACAAACGTTTTAGCAAGCCTAAACTTGCCCGAACTGATTTCACCATAAATCACTATGCCGGTGAC GTTATCTATCAAGCTGATCATTTCCTAGACAAAAATAAGGACTATGTTGTTGCAGAACATCAAGCTCTTTTGCTTGAATCCAAGTGTTCATTCGTTGCAAATCTCTTTCCTCCATTACCAGAGGAAACATCTAAACAATCCAAGTTTTCCTCCATTGGTGCTCGTTTCAAG CAACAATTACAAGCTTTAATGGAAACTTTGAGCACAACAGAGCCACATTACATCAGATGTGTAAAGCCCAATACAGTTTTGAAACCtggaatatttgaaaatttcaacGTCTTAAACCAGTTAAGATGTGGA GGTGTGCTGGAGGCTATAAGAATAAGTTGTGCTGGATATCCAACAAAAAGAACATTTGATGAGTTCGTAGACCGTTTTGGAATGCTAGCTCCAGATGTTGTCGATGG ATCTGATGAGAAAACAGCAAGTATTACTGTCTGTGAGAAAATGGGGTTAAAAGGCTATCAG ATTGGGAAAACCAAGGTCTTTCTTAGAGCAGGGCAGATGGCTGAATTAGATGCACGTAGAGCTGAAGTTCTGGCTCGTGCCGTAAAATGCATCCAGAGGCAAATCCGAACACACCTTACCAGGAAAGAGTTTATAATCCTAAGAAAGGCTACCACACATATTCAGAAACTTTGGAGAG GTTGGCTTGCACGTAAACTTTACGAACACATGAGGAGAGAAGCCGCATCAATTCGGATACAGAAACACACACGTGGCCATACAGCAAGAAGATGCTACACCAAATTACAGGAAGCAGCAATAGTAATTCAAACTGGCTTACAAGCAATGGCAGCAAAAAATGAGCACCGACAGAGAAAACGAAACAAAGCAGCGACTATCATTCAG ACACAATGGAGAAAATTCCATGCCCTTTCTGGAtataatcatatcaaaatatctacACTCGCACTTCAATGCCTCTGGCGAGCCAGGCTAGCTAGGAGGGTCCTCCGAAAATTGAGGATG GAAGCAAGGGATACAGGAGCACTCAAGGAAGCGAAAGACAGGCTGGAAAAGCGTGTTGAAGAGCTAACATGGAGATTAGACTTTGAGAAGCACTTAAGA GTGGATATGGAAGAAGCAAAGGGACAAGAAATAGCAAGGCTGAAGAATGCATTACTAGATATGCAAATACAACTCGACGTAGCACAGGCAGCCATAATCCATGAAAAAGAAGCTGCAAAGATAGCCATCGAACAAGCGCCACCAGTTATCAAAGAGGTACCAATTGTGGACAACACAAAGGTGGAGCAATTGGCAAACCAAAACCAAGAGCTTGAG GAAGAGATCAAAGATTTAAAGAAACTTGTAGACGAATTCCAGCAGAGTTACTCAAATGTTGAAAAAGTAAGTCATGCTAGACTTAAAGAAGCGGCAGAAGCGCAGATGAGAGCCTCGCAACTTCAAGAGACAATACAAAG ATTCGAAGTGAATCTTTCAAATCTTGAATCCGAGAATCGGGTTCTAAGGCAGCAGGCTTTGGCTGCATCAGCTGAAGAAGATTCCAAAGAGGAACTGGAAGA aTTGAAGAGCAAGATCAGAGATCTTGAGGCAGAGAATACATTTCTCCTTGGTCAAAAAGTAGTTATGGAGAAAATAGCAAGTCCTGGTCTTCAAGTTATCCAATCAGAAAAGGTACATCAGGTTTTTACAAATACTAACGGCTATGATTCTATGAACTTATACCCTTGTCAAATACAGAAATTGAATAATGGGTATCATAGCAACCACAATCTTCAATTGATGGAGCAGAAACAGATGGCCAAAGAAGAACTGCACAAAACTGaa GATGCACAACTCACTCTATCAGTCCTCACGAAACAAAGATCCTTGACAGATAGACAGCAGGTATATCATGTGAAATTCATCCAAAGTATCATATATGATGTATGCtgctttattttgaacatttacACTCTTATGTATCAGGAAAGCTATGATGCAATAATCAAATGTCTTCTTGAGGATAAACGCTTTGACAATGGCAGGCCAGTTGCTGCTTGTATTGTTTACAAAGCACTCATTCAGTGGAGATTGTTCGAAGCAGACAAGACAAATATATTTGATAGGATTATTCATGCAATCCAATCTTCAATTGAG aaTGAGGACAACACAAAAGATCTTGCATACTGGCTGTCGACAACTTCAACTCTTCTGTTTCTCATGCAAAGAACAATCAAGGCAAATAACACAACTGCAGTGGCTTTCAAGCGTAACCGAAGCTCACCCATTTCGTTTTTTGGTAGAATAGCACAG GGTCCTTGGGCACCGCCTATGATGACAGGGATTTCAAGTGGATACAGTGGAATGGAGGGAAATCCAAATGTGAGATCACGGATTGAGGCAAAATATCCAGCTTTATTGTTCAAGCAACATCTAACAGCCTGTGTAGAGAAAATATATGGGATTATTCGTGATGGTTTAAAAAAAGAGATCAGTCTATTTCTTAACCTATCCATACAA GCACCAAGAGCTGCAAGGATCAGACCAGTAAGAGGGTCATCTAAGGGTATCCACTCACAAATCATAACAAAACAACAAGGGTCAAGTATACATTGGCAAAATATTGTCCATAGCTTGGATCAAACAAATGGAGTGTTGTCTGAGAACTAC GTTTCTTCGACACTCAAAAGGAAAGTTTTCAGCCAGGTATTCTCATTCATAAATGTTCAGCTTTTCAACAG CTTTCTGCTTCGCCGTGAATGCTGCTCGTTCAGTAATGGGGAATATGTAAAAGCCGGTTTACAAGAACTAGAGCGTTGGTGCTTGAAAGCAAGTCATGAG TTTGCTGGATCCTCATGGGATGAACTCCAGCACATAAGGCAAGCTGTAGCTTTTCTG gtcTTGCATCAGAAGACTCAAAAGTCAATGGATGAGATCACAAATGAACTTTGCCCG GTGTTGAGCATGCCACAAATATATCGAATCGGAACTATGTTTTGGGATGACAAGTACGCAACCCAAGGATTGTCTACAGAG GTGATTGCGAAGCTGAAGGAACTGACGGTGGAAGACTCAATTAATACACCGAACAATACTTTTTTGCTTGATGCGGATTCCAG CATACCATTCTCAATAGAAGAGATATCACAATCTTTCCAAGACATCAATGTAAAAGATGTCGAGTCACCGCCCCTCCTTCGACAAAGATCAGACTTCCACTTCCTGTTGCAGACATCAGAATGA
- the LOC140960308 gene encoding myosin-12 isoform X2 has product MMASASASASATIQGTPVNIIIGTHVWTEDNEAAWIDGEVLEIEGTDVVIVTTNGKTIVAAISSIYPKDMEAPPAGVDDMTKLAYLHEPGVLYNLASRFALNEIYTYTGNILIAVNPFRRLPHLYDVHMMEQYKGAAFGELSPHLFAVADTCYRAIINEHGSQSILVSGESGAGKTETTKMLMRYLAFMGGRSGTEGRTVEQQVLESNPVLEAFGNSKTVKNNNSSRFGKFVEIQFDKHGKISGAAVRTYLLERSRVCQVSDPERNYHCFYMLCAAPPEDLKKFKLGDPRTFHYLNQSNCYEVANVDDAREYLETRNAMDVVGINQDEQEAIFRIVASILHMGNVEFVKGNEIDSSKIKDDKARYHLKTAAELLMCNEKAMEDSLCKRVIVTPDGSITKPLDPEAAVTSRDAFAKTIYSRLFDWIVDKINSSIGQDPNAKSIIGVLDIYGFESFKVNSFEQLCINLTNEKLQQHFNQHVFKMEQEEYTKDEINWSYVEFVDNQDVLDLIEKKPGGIIALLDEACMFPKSTHETFAQKMYQTYKGHKRFSKPKLARTDFTINHYAGDVIYQADHFLDKNKDYVVAEHQALLLESKCSFVANLFPPLPEETSKQSKFSSIGARFKQQLQALMETLSTTEPHYIRCVKPNTVLKPGIFENFNVLNQLRCGGVLEAIRISCAGYPTKRTFDEFVDRFGMLAPDVVDGSDEKTASITVCEKMGLKGYQIGKTKVFLRAGQMAELDARRAEVLARAVKCIQRQIRTHLTRKEFIILRKATTHIQKLWRGWLARKLYEHMRREAASIRIQKHTRGHTARRCYTKLQEAAIVIQTGLQAMAAKNEHRQRKRNKAATIIQTQWRKFHALSGYNHIKISTLALQCLWRARLARRVLRKLRMEARDTGALKEAKDRLEKRVEELTWRLDFEKHLRVDMEEAKGQEIARLKNALLDMQIQLDVAQAAIIHEKEAAKIAIEQAPPVIKEVPIVDNTKVEQLANQNQELEEEIKDLKKLVDEFQQSYSNVEKVSHARLKEAAEAQMRASQLQETIQRFEVNLSNLESENRVLRQQALAASAEEDSKEELEELKSKIRDLEAENTFLLGQKVVMEKIASPGLQVIQSEKKLNNGYHSNHNLQLMEQKQMAKEELHKTEDAQLTLSVLTKQRSLTDRQQESYDAIIKCLLEDKRFDNGRPVAACIVYKALIQWRLFEADKTNIFDRIIHAIQSSIENEDNTKDLAYWLSTTSTLLFLMQRTIKANNTTAVAFKRNRSSPISFFGRIAQGPWAPPMMTGISSGYSGMEGNPNVRSRIEAKYPALLFKQHLTACVEKIYGIIRDGLKKEISLFLNLSIQAPRAARIRPVRGSSKGIHSQIITKQQGSSIHWQNIVHSLDQTNGVLSENYVSSTLKRKVFSQVFSFINVQLFNSFLLRRECCSFSNGEYVKAGLQELERWCLKASHEFAGSSWDELQHIRQAVAFLVLHQKTQKSMDEITNELCPVLSMPQIYRIGTMFWDDKYATQGLSTEVIAKLKELTVEDSINTPNNTFLLDADSSIPFSIEEISQSFQDINVKDVESPPLLRQRSDFHFLLQTSE; this is encoded by the exons ATGATGGCTTCTGCTTCTGCTTCTGCTTCTGCAACGATCCAGGGAACTCCCGTAAACATCATCATTGGAACCCATGTCTGGACTGAGGACAATGAAGCTGCCTGGATCGATGGAGAAGTTTTAGAGATCGAGGGAACTGATGTAGTCATAGTTACTACCAATGGGAAGACT ATAGTGGCAGCTATTTCCAGTATATACCCAAAAGACATGGAAGCTCCCCCTGCTGGGGTTGATGATATGACCAAGTTAGCTTACCTCCACGAGCCAGGAGTCTTATATAACCTTGCGTCCCGTTTCGCCCTCAATGAAATATAT ACTTACACTGGGAATATTTTAATAGCAGTCAATCCTTTCCGGAGGTTGCCACATTTGTATGATGTCCACATGATGGAGCAATACAAAGGGGCTGCCTTTGGAGAGCTAAGTCCGCATCTTTTTGCAGTTGCAGATACCTGTTACAG GGCAATTATCAATGAACACGGAAGTCAATCTATCTTGGTGAGCGGGGAGAGTGGAGCTGGTAAAACCGAGACAACAAAAATGTTAATGAGATATCTTGCATTTATGGGCGGAAGATCTGGTACCGAAGGAAGAACAGTTGAACAACAGGTTTTGGAG TCCAACCCGGTGCTGGAAGCATTTGGCAATTCAAAGACTGTAAAGAATAACAATTCTAG TCGTTTTGGTAAATTTGTAGAGATCCAATTCGATAAGCATGGAAAAATCTCAGGAGCAGCAGTTCGAACGTATCTTCTTGAAAGATCACGTGTTTGCCAAGTCTCTGATCCAGAAAGGAATTATCATTGCTTTTACATGCTTTGCGCAGCACCACCAGAG GACTTGAAGAAATTTAAACTTGGAGACCCAAGAACATTTCACTATCTAAATCAAAGTAATTGCTATGAAGTGGCAAACGTTGATGATGCCAGAGAATACTTGGAAACCAGAAATGCCATGGATGTAGTTGGAATCAACCAGGACGAGCAG GAAGCCATATTCCGTATAGTAGCTTCTATACTGCATATGGGGAATGTTGAATTTGTAAAGGGGAACGAAATAGATTCTTCCAAGATTAAAGATGATAAGGCACGGTATCACCTTAAGACAGCTGCTGAGCTACTCAT GTGTAATGAAAAAGCAATGGAGGACTCGCTCTGCAAGCGTGTGATTGTAACTCCAGACGGAAGCATTACAAAACCATTGGATCCAGAAGCAGCTGTTACAAGCCGGGATGCTTTTGCAAAGACAATATATTCAAGATTATTTGATTG GATTGTGGACAAGATAAATAGTTCAATCGGTCAAGATCCTAATGCTAAAAGCATAATCGGAGTCCTAGATATATACGGATTTGAAAGCTTCAAAGTTAACAG TTTTGAGCAGTTATGTATAAACCTAACAAATGAAAAGTTGCAACAGCATTTCAATCAG CATGTATTCAAGATGGAGCAGGAAGAGTATACAAAGGATGAAATCAACTGGAGTTATGTTGAATTTGTAGACAACCAAGATGTCTTGGATCTTATTGAAAAG AAACCTGGAGGAATAATTGCTCTTCTTGATGAAGCCTG CATGTTTCCAAAGTCGACTCATGAGACCTTTGCGCAAAAGATGTACCAGACTTACAAAGGACACAAACGTTTTAGCAAGCCTAAACTTGCCCGAACTGATTTCACCATAAATCACTATGCCGGTGAC GTTATCTATCAAGCTGATCATTTCCTAGACAAAAATAAGGACTATGTTGTTGCAGAACATCAAGCTCTTTTGCTTGAATCCAAGTGTTCATTCGTTGCAAATCTCTTTCCTCCATTACCAGAGGAAACATCTAAACAATCCAAGTTTTCCTCCATTGGTGCTCGTTTCAAG CAACAATTACAAGCTTTAATGGAAACTTTGAGCACAACAGAGCCACATTACATCAGATGTGTAAAGCCCAATACAGTTTTGAAACCtggaatatttgaaaatttcaacGTCTTAAACCAGTTAAGATGTGGA GGTGTGCTGGAGGCTATAAGAATAAGTTGTGCTGGATATCCAACAAAAAGAACATTTGATGAGTTCGTAGACCGTTTTGGAATGCTAGCTCCAGATGTTGTCGATGG ATCTGATGAGAAAACAGCAAGTATTACTGTCTGTGAGAAAATGGGGTTAAAAGGCTATCAG ATTGGGAAAACCAAGGTCTTTCTTAGAGCAGGGCAGATGGCTGAATTAGATGCACGTAGAGCTGAAGTTCTGGCTCGTGCCGTAAAATGCATCCAGAGGCAAATCCGAACACACCTTACCAGGAAAGAGTTTATAATCCTAAGAAAGGCTACCACACATATTCAGAAACTTTGGAGAG GTTGGCTTGCACGTAAACTTTACGAACACATGAGGAGAGAAGCCGCATCAATTCGGATACAGAAACACACACGTGGCCATACAGCAAGAAGATGCTACACCAAATTACAGGAAGCAGCAATAGTAATTCAAACTGGCTTACAAGCAATGGCAGCAAAAAATGAGCACCGACAGAGAAAACGAAACAAAGCAGCGACTATCATTCAG ACACAATGGAGAAAATTCCATGCCCTTTCTGGAtataatcatatcaaaatatctacACTCGCACTTCAATGCCTCTGGCGAGCCAGGCTAGCTAGGAGGGTCCTCCGAAAATTGAGGATG GAAGCAAGGGATACAGGAGCACTCAAGGAAGCGAAAGACAGGCTGGAAAAGCGTGTTGAAGAGCTAACATGGAGATTAGACTTTGAGAAGCACTTAAGA GTGGATATGGAAGAAGCAAAGGGACAAGAAATAGCAAGGCTGAAGAATGCATTACTAGATATGCAAATACAACTCGACGTAGCACAGGCAGCCATAATCCATGAAAAAGAAGCTGCAAAGATAGCCATCGAACAAGCGCCACCAGTTATCAAAGAGGTACCAATTGTGGACAACACAAAGGTGGAGCAATTGGCAAACCAAAACCAAGAGCTTGAG GAAGAGATCAAAGATTTAAAGAAACTTGTAGACGAATTCCAGCAGAGTTACTCAAATGTTGAAAAAGTAAGTCATGCTAGACTTAAAGAAGCGGCAGAAGCGCAGATGAGAGCCTCGCAACTTCAAGAGACAATACAAAG ATTCGAAGTGAATCTTTCAAATCTTGAATCCGAGAATCGGGTTCTAAGGCAGCAGGCTTTGGCTGCATCAGCTGAAGAAGATTCCAAAGAGGAACTGGAAGA aTTGAAGAGCAAGATCAGAGATCTTGAGGCAGAGAATACATTTCTCCTTGGTCAAAAAGTAGTTATGGAGAAAATAGCAAGTCCTGGTCTTCAAGTTATCCAATCAGAAAAG AAATTGAATAATGGGTATCATAGCAACCACAATCTTCAATTGATGGAGCAGAAACAGATGGCCAAAGAAGAACTGCACAAAACTGaa GATGCACAACTCACTCTATCAGTCCTCACGAAACAAAGATCCTTGACAGATAGACAGCAG GAAAGCTATGATGCAATAATCAAATGTCTTCTTGAGGATAAACGCTTTGACAATGGCAGGCCAGTTGCTGCTTGTATTGTTTACAAAGCACTCATTCAGTGGAGATTGTTCGAAGCAGACAAGACAAATATATTTGATAGGATTATTCATGCAATCCAATCTTCAATTGAG aaTGAGGACAACACAAAAGATCTTGCATACTGGCTGTCGACAACTTCAACTCTTCTGTTTCTCATGCAAAGAACAATCAAGGCAAATAACACAACTGCAGTGGCTTTCAAGCGTAACCGAAGCTCACCCATTTCGTTTTTTGGTAGAATAGCACAG GGTCCTTGGGCACCGCCTATGATGACAGGGATTTCAAGTGGATACAGTGGAATGGAGGGAAATCCAAATGTGAGATCACGGATTGAGGCAAAATATCCAGCTTTATTGTTCAAGCAACATCTAACAGCCTGTGTAGAGAAAATATATGGGATTATTCGTGATGGTTTAAAAAAAGAGATCAGTCTATTTCTTAACCTATCCATACAA GCACCAAGAGCTGCAAGGATCAGACCAGTAAGAGGGTCATCTAAGGGTATCCACTCACAAATCATAACAAAACAACAAGGGTCAAGTATACATTGGCAAAATATTGTCCATAGCTTGGATCAAACAAATGGAGTGTTGTCTGAGAACTAC GTTTCTTCGACACTCAAAAGGAAAGTTTTCAGCCAGGTATTCTCATTCATAAATGTTCAGCTTTTCAACAG CTTTCTGCTTCGCCGTGAATGCTGCTCGTTCAGTAATGGGGAATATGTAAAAGCCGGTTTACAAGAACTAGAGCGTTGGTGCTTGAAAGCAAGTCATGAG TTTGCTGGATCCTCATGGGATGAACTCCAGCACATAAGGCAAGCTGTAGCTTTTCTG gtcTTGCATCAGAAGACTCAAAAGTCAATGGATGAGATCACAAATGAACTTTGCCCG GTGTTGAGCATGCCACAAATATATCGAATCGGAACTATGTTTTGGGATGACAAGTACGCAACCCAAGGATTGTCTACAGAG GTGATTGCGAAGCTGAAGGAACTGACGGTGGAAGACTCAATTAATACACCGAACAATACTTTTTTGCTTGATGCGGATTCCAG CATACCATTCTCAATAGAAGAGATATCACAATCTTTCCAAGACATCAATGTAAAAGATGTCGAGTCACCGCCCCTCCTTCGACAAAGATCAGACTTCCACTTCCTGTTGCAGACATCAGAATGA
- the LOC140960119 gene encoding large ribosomal subunit protein uL3c — protein sequence MSVSSFSATIPTTAKFSSSSATSLSTSFLLRVPLKRLSNLSLNAAFPSAKPHTLVSASLEAGIGIMGTKLGMMSFFDPSGVVIPVTVVGFREGNIVTQVKTVATDGYDAVQLGYRRVRDRKLTKPELGHLEKSGIIPLRHLQEFRLQSVDGFETNQRLALEELFKEGDLVDVSGTTIGKGFQGGIKRHNFKRGPMTHGSKSHRQLGSIGAGTTPGRVYKGKKMPGRMGGTKTKIRKLKIIKIDKDLNVVMVKGAVPGKPGNLLRIAPAKIVGHNIPKN from the exons ATGTCTGTCTCATCCTTCTCTGCGACCATTCCCACCACCGCCAAATTCTCCTCCTCCTCCGCCACCTCCCTTTCCACTTCATTCCTCCTCCGCGTCCCCCTAAAACGGTTGTCTAACCTCTCCCTCAATGCGGCCTTCCCCTCCGCAAAACCACATACACTTGTTTCCGCTTCATTGGAGGCCGGAATAGGAATCATGGGCACTAAGCTCGGAATGATGTCGTTTTTCGACCCCTCTGGCGTTGTTATCCCCGTTACTGTTGTCGGATTCCGTGAGGGGAATATCGTCACTCAGGTTAAGACTGTGGCGACCGACGGGTATGATGCGGTTCAGTTGGGGTATCGAAGGGTGAGGGATAGGAAATTGACGAAGCCGGAACTGGGTCACTTGGAGAAGTCGGGGATTATCCCGCTGCGGCACTTGCAGGAGTTTAGGCTGCAATCTGTTGACGGGTTTGAGACGAATCAGCGGTTGGCTTTGGAGGAGTTGTTCAAGGAAGGTGACTTGGTGGACGTTTCCGGGACTACGATCGGAAAGGGGTTTCAAG GTGGAATCAAGAGACACAACTTCAAACGAGGGCCAATGACTCACGGTTCAAAGAGCCACAGACAACTTGGTTCCATAGGTGCTGGCACAACTCCTGGCCGCGTATACAAGGGTAAGAAAATGCCTGGAAGAATGGGAGGCACCAAGACCAAAATACGTAAGCTGAAGATCATCAAGATTGACAAGGACCTCAATGTCGTGATGGTCAAAGGGGCTGTTCCTGGTAAACCTGGAAATCTTCTTCGGATTGCTCCGGCCAAGATTGTTGGACACAACATACCAAAAAATTAG
- the LOC140960309 gene encoding uncharacterized protein encodes MGDRKENPDGQDKGLFSSLAAYAAGAAHYPQHHGPYPPPTYPPHGYPPQGYPPSGYPPYGYPPPGGHPPAGYPPPGYPPTGYPPPGGYHPAGYPGSSHSGHGIGGLLAGGAAAAAAAYGVHHLAHGGYHHGGYHHGGYFGHHHGKFKHGKFGKRWKHGMFGKHKGKFSMFKKWK; translated from the exons ATGGGAGACAGAAAGGAAAACCCGGATGGCCAGGATAAAGGATTGTTTTCTAGTCTTGCAGCATATGCTGCTGGAGCTGCACATTACCCTCAACACCATGGGCCGTACCCCCCTCCTACATATCCTCCGCATGGTTATCCACCACAAGGGTATCCTCCATCTGGCTATCCTCCATATGGCTATCCTCCTCCAGGCGGACATCCACCTGCGGGGTATCCTCCTCCAGGATATCCGCCAACTGGATATCCTCCTCCAGGCGGATATCATCCTGCCGGTTATCCTGGGTCATCCCACTCAG GCCATGGAATTGGAGGACTCTTAGCTGGAGGTGCTGCAGCAGCAGCCGCTGCATACGGGGTTCACCATTTGGCGCACGGTGGATACCATCACGGTGGATATCATCATGGTGGATATTTTGGCCATCACCATGGAAAGTTCAAACATGGCAAGTTTGGGAAACGCTGGAAGCATGGTATGTTTGGGAAGCATAAGGGCAAGTTTTCCATGTTCAAGAAGTGGAAGTAA